The following proteins are co-located in the Sphingomonas panacis genome:
- a CDS encoding tyrosine-type recombinase/integrase — protein sequence MKTRYRNVTVGPDRHGKLRARFRKTGAPASYMKTLPDQPGFDAEYRALVDGASKASAASPGVIPRSVSDLLNRFYASADFRGAGSDESRKRRRGILESIRAEFGNDLVANFTFEHIEAILLARCEKRKTDKGRTVGGMVAAMNLREELDRLFRYAKRIKWRTDNPVEEAAPVGKAKIGSFYSWTEADIQRYKDHHPLGTNARLALEILLWTGQRRGDATRFGRKHIVRGKINFEARKNGADLWLPVAPDLRRAIEAMPTVGIDTFLVTHYGKPFTKDGFGNRMREWCDAAGLPQCTAHGLRKAIARRSAETEATQQGIKAVGGWKGDEEVRTYVAGIEQERLADLTLGRVIERFSERNPAELANRADPNLPNPDKNG from the coding sequence ATGAAAACCCGCTATCGCAACGTGACTGTCGGCCCCGATCGCCACGGCAAGTTGCGCGCGCGCTTCCGCAAGACTGGCGCGCCGGCGTCCTACATGAAGACCTTGCCCGATCAGCCGGGCTTCGACGCAGAGTATCGGGCGCTAGTGGATGGCGCCAGCAAGGCGAGTGCGGCCAGCCCCGGTGTGATCCCGCGTAGCGTCAGTGATCTGCTCAACCGCTTCTATGCCTCGGCCGATTTTCGCGGTGCGGGTTCGGATGAGAGCCGCAAGCGCCGGCGCGGGATCCTCGAGAGCATCCGCGCGGAGTTCGGCAACGACCTGGTCGCCAATTTCACCTTCGAGCATATCGAAGCAATCCTGCTCGCTCGCTGCGAGAAGCGGAAAACCGACAAAGGCCGCACCGTCGGGGGCATGGTGGCCGCGATGAACCTGCGCGAGGAACTGGATCGGCTGTTCCGCTACGCCAAACGCATCAAGTGGCGCACCGACAATCCCGTTGAGGAAGCAGCGCCGGTCGGCAAGGCTAAGATCGGCAGCTTCTACAGTTGGACCGAAGCCGACATCCAACGTTACAAGGATCACCATCCACTCGGCACGAACGCGCGCCTGGCGCTGGAAATCCTGCTTTGGACCGGGCAGCGGCGCGGCGATGCGACGCGGTTCGGTCGAAAGCACATCGTGCGCGGGAAGATCAATTTCGAGGCGCGCAAGAATGGCGCGGATCTCTGGCTACCCGTCGCGCCGGATCTACGCCGCGCGATCGAGGCGATGCCGACCGTGGGAATCGATACCTTCCTCGTCACCCACTATGGCAAGCCCTTCACGAAAGACGGCTTTGGCAACCGCATGCGCGAGTGGTGCGACGCGGCCGGCCTGCCGCAATGTACCGCGCACGGCTTGCGCAAGGCGATCGCGCGCCGCTCGGCCGAGACCGAGGCAACGCAGCAGGGCATCAAGGCGGTAGGCGGCTGGAAGGGCGACGAGGAGGTCCGCACCTATGTCGCCGGCATCGAGCAAGAACGCCTCGCCGACCTCACGCTGGGGCGGGTGATCGAACGCTTTTCGGAGCGAAATCCGGCAGAATTGGCTAACCGGGCTGACCCGAATTTGCCTAACCCTGACAAGAACGGCTGA
- a CDS encoding DNA methyltransferase: MTPVIIGRATLYCGDAYNIRPQLGFHDADVADPPYRFRAEGGGRYRKARPNMDRITDEALHRGFDMAIVNPLLCGAAIVFAHNDQLAELLRLVQGQFHRHALCVWQKTNPQPVANKHYRPDVEFYVHAWNRGYHPSGTLAELMRVSRISSPRLAARFDHPTCKPDALMSKIIANAAGTSICDPFMGTGSTGVAAIRAGKRFTGIERDPRYFATAVERIATAVAELERMAA; encoded by the coding sequence ATGACGCCCGTCATCATAGGCCGGGCCACGCTCTACTGCGGCGACGCCTACAACATCCGTCCTCAGCTCGGCTTCCACGATGCCGACGTAGCGGACCCGCCCTACCGGTTCCGCGCCGAGGGTGGCGGGCGCTACCGCAAGGCGCGCCCGAACATGGACCGGATCACGGACGAGGCGCTGCATCGCGGCTTCGACATGGCGATCGTCAACCCGCTGCTGTGCGGCGCGGCGATCGTCTTCGCCCACAACGACCAGCTCGCCGAGCTGCTGCGCCTGGTCCAAGGCCAGTTCCACCGCCATGCGCTGTGCGTCTGGCAGAAGACGAACCCGCAGCCGGTCGCCAACAAGCATTATCGGCCCGACGTCGAGTTCTACGTCCATGCGTGGAACCGCGGATATCATCCTTCGGGCACGCTCGCCGAGCTGATGCGCGTCAGCCGCATATCGTCGCCGCGCCTCGCCGCGCGCTTCGACCATCCGACCTGCAAGCCAGACGCCCTGATGAGCAAGATCATCGCCAACGCGGCCGGCACGAGCATTTGCGACCCGTTCATGGGAACAGGCTCGACCGGCGTCGCCGCGATCCGCGCCGGCAAGCGCTTCACTGGCATCGAGCGGGATCCGCGATATTTCGCAACGGCGGTGGAGCGCATCGCCACGGCGGTCGCCGAGTTGGAGAGGATGGCGGCATGA
- a CDS encoding ASCH domain-containing protein produces the protein MKALTIWQPWASLIIAGAKPYEFRGWRAPRSVIGQRIVIHAGAHKVRRDDLNDMLCALALRDRCDAFAQAAAELCLKPELAIPVLNAALEGQLPMSAGLGTAIVGEPRLGTDIAEEFGVPRANDSDRDQHANWGWPMLDIEHWGVQIPMRGAQGVWNWPTPAEVAL, from the coding sequence ATGAAAGCCCTCACCATCTGGCAGCCCTGGGCCTCGCTCATTATCGCCGGCGCCAAGCCCTACGAGTTTCGCGGCTGGCGCGCGCCGCGTTCCGTCATCGGCCAGCGCATCGTCATCCACGCGGGAGCGCACAAAGTCCGTCGCGACGATCTCAACGATATGCTCTGTGCATTGGCGTTGCGCGACCGCTGCGACGCATTCGCCCAGGCTGCGGCCGAACTGTGCCTCAAGCCCGAATTGGCGATACCCGTCCTCAACGCCGCGCTGGAAGGGCAACTCCCGATGTCGGCCGGCCTCGGCACCGCGATCGTCGGCGAACCGCGCCTTGGCACTGACATAGCCGAAGAGTTCGGCGTGCCCCGCGCGAACGACAGTGATCGCGACCAGCATGCAAACTGGGGCTGGCCAATGCTCGATATCGAACATTGGGGCGTGCAGATCCCGATGCGCGGCGCACAGGGTGTCTGGAATTGGCCGACCCCGGCCGAGGTGGCGTTGTGA
- a CDS encoding toprim domain-containing protein has translation MRNDLLIELTARLKRDYSFEEKGTYLRRGKCPQCSKGQRELWTFADKPWVLRCGRIERCGWEGHVKELYPDIFDDWSKRHKKTEAAPNAAADAYLLHARGFDLQGLRGAYSQESYHDHELGIGSATVRFPLPGGGYWERLIDQPARFGKKKARFSYGNSYRGQWWQPPGVTFEHLATEPEIWLAEGIFDSVALRQGAKLAAVSLMSCNNYPAQALADLRRAAAAIGLAPPKLIFAFDVGKAGTEYTRRFVKQAREEGWICGAAQVRPDGEGDKLDWNDLLQRDRLTPTHIEEYRWNGDVTIAGSATEKALLFYQRHKSQSFPLVFAGRQLWAQFSIDRIQAIIQQWLESEDDEHAQFKKLPFPEQWNLAAAEAVDISELANCTFRTLYFQRDPNLEEGAYFIRIDFPSDRASVKATFSGAACAASAEFKKRLASIAPGAQWIGSQFQIDKLMLRQWANIRMVEAIQFTGYSIDHAAWIFGDIAVHKGRVYEPNDEEYFVLGKQSVKLRTSERLLRISYDADKLNLAWVPHLLTAYGAKGTVTLAFWFMALFADHIRAAQDSLPFLEATGIPGTGKSTLLEFLWKLYGRLNYEGFDPTKATNAGIARTLGQVGNLPVVLIEGDRAQDTPHARRFEWDELKTAYNGRAVRTRAIANGGMETFEPPFRGAIVIAQNDPVEASPAMRERIMGIHFDKSMFSPASKAAVEHLSGLDVEDISGFIIHAVRREEKILEAYRAAFKTHEKAMLAQPGIRNGRLAKNHAQLAAMLDAMRLVVGNLSDRDVADAHKLIATMLHERQRAVETDHPHVTLFWERFDYIAANEGLTPERPINHSRTQDVFAVSLVHFEQKCGDMRLSLPCPMTELKRLLKTSKARKFVDAKPVNSITGKTVNCWVFENPAHPAPQKKDIK, from the coding sequence ATGCGGAACGATCTGCTCATAGAACTGACAGCACGCCTCAAGCGGGATTACAGCTTCGAGGAGAAAGGCACGTACCTGCGGCGCGGCAAGTGCCCGCAATGCTCGAAGGGCCAGCGCGAGCTGTGGACCTTTGCCGACAAACCTTGGGTGCTGCGCTGCGGTCGCATCGAACGTTGCGGCTGGGAAGGCCACGTCAAGGAACTGTACCCCGACATCTTCGACGACTGGTCGAAGCGCCACAAGAAGACCGAGGCTGCGCCGAACGCCGCTGCGGACGCCTATCTCCTCCATGCCCGCGGTTTCGACCTGCAGGGCCTGCGCGGCGCGTACAGCCAGGAATCGTATCACGATCACGAATTGGGCATCGGCTCCGCCACGGTGCGCTTCCCGCTGCCCGGTGGTGGCTATTGGGAACGGCTGATCGACCAGCCCGCCCGCTTCGGCAAGAAGAAGGCGCGCTTTAGCTACGGCAATTCCTATCGCGGGCAGTGGTGGCAGCCGCCCGGCGTCACCTTCGAACACCTCGCGACCGAACCCGAGATCTGGCTCGCGGAGGGCATCTTCGACAGCGTGGCGCTACGCCAGGGCGCGAAGCTCGCCGCCGTATCGCTCATGTCGTGCAACAACTATCCGGCGCAGGCGCTGGCGGATTTGCGCCGCGCTGCCGCCGCGATCGGTCTCGCGCCGCCCAAACTGATCTTCGCCTTCGACGTCGGCAAGGCGGGCACGGAATATACGCGTCGCTTCGTCAAACAGGCGCGCGAGGAAGGCTGGATTTGCGGCGCCGCCCAGGTGCGCCCCGATGGTGAGGGCGACAAGCTCGACTGGAACGATCTGCTCCAACGCGATCGTCTCACGCCGACGCATATCGAGGAATATCGCTGGAACGGCGATGTCACCATCGCCGGCAGTGCGACCGAAAAAGCGCTGCTCTTCTACCAGCGCCACAAGTCGCAATCCTTCCCGCTCGTCTTCGCGGGGCGCCAGCTCTGGGCGCAATTCTCGATCGATCGCATCCAGGCAATCATCCAGCAATGGCTCGAGTCCGAGGATGACGAGCACGCGCAGTTCAAGAAGCTGCCGTTTCCCGAGCAGTGGAACCTAGCCGCAGCCGAGGCGGTCGATATCTCGGAATTGGCGAACTGCACCTTCCGCACGCTGTACTTCCAGCGCGACCCGAACCTCGAGGAAGGCGCCTATTTCATCCGCATCGACTTCCCGTCCGATCGGGCGAGCGTAAAGGCGACCTTCTCGGGCGCCGCCTGCGCCGCCAGCGCGGAATTCAAGAAGCGCCTCGCCTCGATCGCGCCGGGTGCGCAGTGGATCGGTAGCCAGTTCCAGATCGACAAGCTGATGCTGCGCCAGTGGGCGAACATCCGCATGGTCGAGGCGATCCAGTTCACGGGTTACTCGATCGACCACGCCGCATGGATCTTCGGCGACATCGCCGTCCACAAGGGCCGGGTCTACGAGCCGAACGACGAAGAATATTTCGTCCTCGGCAAGCAATCGGTGAAGCTGCGCACCTCCGAGCGGCTGCTCCGCATCAGTTACGACGCCGACAAGCTCAACCTCGCTTGGGTGCCGCACCTGCTCACCGCCTATGGCGCGAAGGGCACCGTCACCCTCGCGTTTTGGTTCATGGCACTATTCGCCGACCATATCCGTGCCGCGCAGGATAGCCTTCCCTTCCTTGAGGCGACCGGCATCCCCGGCACCGGCAAGTCGACGCTGCTCGAGTTCCTGTGGAAGCTCTACGGCCGACTCAATTACGAGGGGTTCGATCCGACCAAGGCAACCAACGCCGGCATCGCCCGCACGCTCGGTCAGGTAGGCAACCTCCCTGTCGTGCTGATCGAGGGCGACCGCGCCCAGGACACCCCGCACGCGCGCCGCTTCGAATGGGACGAACTGAAAACCGCCTATAACGGTCGCGCTGTTCGCACGCGCGCGATTGCCAATGGCGGCATGGAGACGTTCGAACCGCCGTTCCGGGGTGCGATCGTCATCGCGCAGAACGATCCCGTCGAGGCGTCGCCGGCGATGCGCGAGCGCATCATGGGCATCCACTTCGACAAGTCGATGTTCAGCCCGGCGTCGAAGGCCGCTGTGGAGCATCTCTCCGGCCTCGATGTCGAGGACATCTCCGGTTTCATCATCCATGCCGTGCGGCGCGAGGAGAAGATCCTCGAAGCCTACCGCGCCGCCTTCAAGACGCACGAAAAGGCGATGCTCGCACAGCCCGGGATCCGCAACGGTCGCCTCGCCAAGAACCACGCGCAGCTCGCCGCGATGCTCGATGCCATGCGCTTGGTCGTTGGCAACCTGTCCGATCGCGACGTCGCCGACGCCCACAAGCTGATCGCGACGATGCTGCACGAGCGCCAGCGAGCGGTCGAGACGGATCACCCGCACGTCACCCTGTTCTGGGAACGGTTCGATTACATCGCCGCCAACGAGGGCCTCACCCCCGAGCGGCCAATCAACCACAGCCGTACCCAGGACGTGTTCGCGGTCAGCCTCGTCCATTTCGAGCAGAAATGCGGCGACATGCGGCTCTCGCTGCCGTGCCCGATGACCGAGCTCAAGCGCCTCCTCAAGACGTCGAAGGCGCGCAAGTTCGTCGACGCCAAGCCGGTCAATTCCATCACCGGAAAGACCGTCAACTGCTGGGTTTTCGAGAACCCGGCTCACCCCGCCCCCCAGAAGAAGGACATCAAGTGA
- a CDS encoding transcriptional regulator, with product MTSRYDLSSEEYSSAFKAFEEAVAAAPGQTAFANVCRCTQGNISQLLRAKSLLPERYVLKAEAATGVSRFRLRPDIYPRDHASDLSAGTKRVACDRTPILDRAARG from the coding sequence ATGACGAGCCGATATGACCTCAGCAGCGAAGAATATTCTTCCGCTTTCAAGGCCTTCGAGGAGGCTGTCGCTGCGGCGCCTGGACAGACCGCATTCGCAAATGTCTGCCGTTGCACGCAGGGCAATATTTCCCAGCTCCTCCGTGCGAAATCGTTGCTGCCGGAGCGCTACGTTCTGAAAGCGGAGGCCGCGACTGGTGTCTCCCGCTTTCGCCTGCGCCCCGACATCTATCCGCGTGACCATGCCAGCGACCTATCCGCCGGCACGAAGCGTGTCGCGTGCGATCGGACGCCGATTTTGGACCGAGCCGCCCGTGGCTGA
- the folK gene encoding 2-amino-4-hydroxy-6-hydroxymethyldihydropteridine diphosphokinase has product MPTSYALALGSNRRGRHGSPAAELRAAIAGIARLGRVRAVAPVFDTAPLGPSSRRFANSAVLLETPLDPPALLAALKAIERGFGRRRGQRWGARVIDLDIILWSGGRVRLPKLVIPHPAFRARRFVLDPLAQIAPLWRDPQSGHTIRQLAARARMVDRRAKRP; this is encoded by the coding sequence ATGCCGACAAGCTATGCCCTCGCGCTCGGATCGAACCGCCGCGGCCGCCACGGGTCTCCTGCCGCCGAATTGCGCGCCGCGATCGCCGGGATCGCCCGGCTCGGGCGGGTCCGCGCGGTCGCGCCGGTGTTCGATACAGCACCGCTCGGGCCGTCGTCGCGGCGCTTCGCCAACAGTGCGGTATTACTGGAAACACCGCTCGATCCGCCGGCTTTGCTCGCCGCGCTCAAGGCCATCGAGCGCGGCTTCGGGCGGCGGCGCGGCCAGCGCTGGGGGGCGCGCGTGATCGATCTCGACATCATCCTGTGGAGCGGCGGGCGCGTGCGCCTGCCGAAGCTCGTCATCCCGCATCCCGCCTTCCGCGCGCGTCGCTTCGTGCTCGATCCGCTCGCGCAGATCGCCCCGCTGTGGCGCGATCCGCAGTCGGGGCATACCATCCGCCAGCTCGCCGCGCGGGCACGCATGGTTGACCGGCGGGCCAAGCGCCCCTAA
- a CDS encoding ogr/Delta-like zinc finger family protein, whose protein sequence is MVRTSEQITLTYRELRLACDNDDCGHTMLASLEIIRTIRPSLRPNPEVLLPIGNQNVRVRRPRHANDDTRIPANDEDPLRPAPEAMTMSETS, encoded by the coding sequence ATGGTCCGCACCAGCGAGCAGATCACACTGACATACCGCGAGCTTCGCCTCGCCTGCGACAACGACGACTGCGGGCACACGATGCTCGCCAGTTTGGAAATCATTAGGACGATCCGGCCCAGCCTGCGGCCGAACCCCGAGGTATTGTTGCCGATCGGCAACCAGAACGTGCGCGTGCGGAGACCGCGCCACGCCAACGACGACACGCGGATCCCCGCCAACGACGAGGATCCGCTGCGCCCTGCTCCCGAGGCGATGACCATGAGCGAAACAAGCTGA
- a CDS encoding contractile injection system protein, VgrG/Pvc8 family, with product MISNIPDYRVTLDGKDLTARFRPRLLSLSITEKRGDEADQLDIALDDADGRLALPKAGAVLHIQIGWKQGSGVKVGLVDKGSFVVDEIEHSGPPDAVTIRARSADFTSDLRTRREKSWHDTTVGAVVTEVAGRNGLSARCAPALASIAVKTLAQSRESDMALLRRLGREHDAVATIKRGALIFAPVGSGQTASGAALPSLSLRRRDGDRHSYRIEKREEADGVTASYHDRDEAARKDVTVGKTAGAKKLSHVYATKASAERAAKSTMKRAKRQPVSLTLALALGRADLYPEQKASVSGFKAEIDAVAWLVSEVTHTVNDRGFVTGLKLENAP from the coding sequence ATGATCTCGAATATCCCGGATTACCGTGTCACGCTCGACGGCAAGGATCTGACTGCCCGCTTCCGGCCACGCCTGCTTTCGCTCAGCATCACTGAGAAGCGGGGCGACGAAGCCGACCAGCTCGACATCGCCCTCGACGATGCCGATGGACGGCTGGCGCTGCCCAAGGCCGGCGCCGTGCTCCATATTCAGATCGGCTGGAAACAGGGCAGCGGCGTCAAAGTTGGCCTGGTCGATAAGGGCAGCTTCGTCGTCGATGAGATCGAGCATAGCGGCCCGCCCGACGCCGTGACGATTCGCGCGCGCTCCGCGGACTTTACCAGCGATCTGCGCACCCGGCGGGAGAAAAGCTGGCATGACACCACCGTCGGCGCCGTCGTGACCGAGGTGGCCGGCCGCAATGGCCTATCCGCCCGCTGCGCGCCCGCTCTGGCGTCAATTGCCGTGAAGACCCTCGCGCAGAGCCGCGAGAGCGACATGGCATTGTTGCGTCGGCTCGGCCGCGAGCACGATGCCGTCGCCACCATCAAGCGCGGCGCGCTCATCTTCGCGCCCGTCGGCAGCGGGCAGACCGCGAGCGGCGCCGCTTTGCCCTCGCTCAGCCTGCGCCGGCGTGACGGCGATCGGCACAGCTATCGCATCGAGAAGCGCGAGGAGGCCGATGGCGTCACCGCCAGCTATCACGATCGTGACGAGGCCGCACGCAAGGACGTGACGGTAGGGAAGACCGCCGGCGCGAAGAAGTTGAGCCATGTCTATGCCACCAAGGCGAGCGCCGAGCGTGCCGCTAAATCGACGATGAAGCGTGCGAAGCGCCAGCCCGTGTCACTCACGCTCGCATTGGCACTCGGCCGCGCCGATCTCTATCCCGAGCAGAAGGCCAGCGTGTCGGGCTTCAAGGCTGAGATCGATGCCGTGGCCTGGCTGGTGTCCGAGGTGACGCACACCGTCAACGATCGGGGTTTCGTCACTGGGCTGAAGCTGGAGAATGCTCCTTAA
- a CDS encoding DUF2312 domain-containing protein, giving the protein MTNGESGAEQLRLGIERIERLHEERNGINEDIRDVEAELKSTGFDIKGIRAIIALRKTEKHHRDEFEAILETYKSALGLA; this is encoded by the coding sequence GTGACCAACGGAGAGAGCGGCGCCGAGCAGCTCCGCCTCGGCATCGAGCGCATCGAGCGGCTGCATGAAGAGCGGAACGGCATCAACGAGGATATTCGCGACGTCGAGGCCGAGTTGAAGAGCACCGGGTTCGACATCAAGGGCATCCGCGCGATTATCGCGCTTCGCAAGACCGAGAAGCACCACCGCGACGAATTCGAGGCGATCCTCGAGACGTACAAGTCCGCGTTGGGCCTCGCCTGA
- a CDS encoding uracil-DNA glycosylase — protein MLSPSPNPPVSDLPDPAPEAFVPTSPLPETEPPHDCPRCPRLVAVRDALRVEYPKWWNAPVPAFGDPQAWLGIIGLAPGKHGANRTGRPFTGDYAGDLLFATLAKFGLASGVYEAKPDDSLRLDGAIILSAVKCLPPENKPTPEEIRTCRAFLDDQVAALPSARVFVALGERAHQSAVKVLGGRLPKARFAHLAEHRMPDGRILIDSYHCSRHNQNTGVLTSEMFEAVFARALELRGHV, from the coding sequence ATGCTGTCCCCAAGCCCCAACCCGCCCGTCTCCGACCTGCCCGATCCCGCGCCGGAGGCGTTCGTCCCGACGAGCCCGCTGCCCGAGACCGAGCCGCCGCACGATTGCCCGCGCTGCCCGCGCCTCGTCGCGGTGCGCGATGCGCTGCGAGTCGAATATCCGAAATGGTGGAACGCGCCCGTGCCCGCGTTCGGCGATCCGCAAGCGTGGCTCGGCATCATCGGCCTCGCCCCCGGCAAGCACGGCGCGAATCGCACCGGGCGGCCGTTCACCGGCGATTACGCCGGCGACCTGCTGTTCGCGACGCTCGCCAAATTCGGTCTCGCCTCGGGCGTGTACGAGGCCAAGCCCGATGATTCGCTTCGGCTGGACGGCGCGATCATCCTCAGTGCGGTCAAATGCCTGCCGCCCGAGAACAAGCCGACGCCCGAGGAAATCCGCACCTGCCGCGCGTTCCTCGACGATCAGGTCGCGGCCTTGCCAAGCGCGCGCGTGTTCGTCGCGCTCGGCGAGCGGGCGCACCAATCGGCGGTGAAGGTGCTCGGCGGGCGGCTCCCCAAAGCGCGGTTCGCCCACCTTGCCGAGCATCGCATGCCCGACGGGCGCATACTGATCGATAGCTATCACTGCTCGCGCCACAACCAGAACACCGGCGTGCTCACGAGCGAGATGTTCGAGGCGGTGTTCGCGCGCGCGCTGGAGCTTCGCGGGCACGTGTAA
- a CDS encoding phosphoadenosine phosphosulfate reductase family protein, translating into MNLFAAGFANLAIDDRVRAAIAAGAPVAFSLSGGKDSVSIGHATNALLDQLSHPRERRAAVHADLGRIEWRSTPALVESAAAAIGVPLIIVRRKAGDLVDRWKRRFELGCERYVDLLTYHLTGPWSSASNRFCTAELKTQVILPELLRRWRGTQILSVVGIRREESLKRRLAPISKVEGKPWVRANGGGIITWHPGVDVREDEVYTYIARERLPLAEAYPLGSTRFGCAFCVLASANDIGVAARAPGNLGVLLHLVDIEATSTFSFQPERWLGDVAPDLLPASLAADFARGKALAQERRRLEDRMPANLRYVKGWPQRVPSLAEASVILTTRTAILAMHGLASPYDTPQLIRDRIAALYDAQRVKEAA; encoded by the coding sequence ATGAACCTCTTCGCCGCCGGCTTCGCAAATCTTGCCATTGACGATCGCGTGCGTGCCGCCATCGCAGCGGGCGCGCCCGTCGCTTTCAGCCTGTCAGGCGGCAAGGACAGCGTCTCGATCGGCCATGCCACCAACGCGCTGCTCGACCAGCTCAGCCACCCGCGCGAGCGGCGCGCGGCAGTCCATGCAGATCTCGGCCGGATCGAGTGGCGATCGACGCCCGCGCTGGTCGAATCGGCCGCCGCCGCGATCGGCGTGCCGCTCATCATCGTGCGCCGCAAGGCTGGCGATCTGGTTGATCGCTGGAAACGCCGCTTCGAGCTGGGCTGCGAGCGCTATGTCGATCTGCTCACTTACCACCTCACCGGTCCGTGGAGTTCGGCCAGCAACCGCTTCTGCACAGCCGAGTTGAAGACGCAGGTCATCCTCCCCGAGCTGCTGCGCCGCTGGCGCGGCACACAAATCCTTTCCGTCGTCGGCATCCGCCGCGAGGAGAGCCTCAAACGCCGCCTTGCGCCAATTTCTAAGGTCGAAGGGAAGCCGTGGGTGCGAGCCAACGGGGGCGGCATCATCACTTGGCACCCGGGCGTCGATGTCCGCGAGGACGAGGTCTATACCTACATCGCGCGCGAGCGCCTGCCACTCGCCGAGGCATATCCGCTGGGCAGCACCCGGTTCGGCTGCGCCTTCTGTGTGTTGGCTTCGGCGAACGATATCGGCGTGGCGGCGCGCGCGCCCGGTAACCTCGGCGTGCTGCTGCACTTGGTCGATATCGAGGCTACCTCGACCTTCTCATTCCAGCCCGAGCGCTGGCTCGGCGATGTCGCGCCGGATCTGTTGCCGGCGTCGCTCGCGGCAGATTTCGCGCGCGGCAAGGCGCTCGCCCAGGAGCGGCGCCGGCTTGAGGATAGGATGCCCGCTAACCTCCGCTACGTGAAGGGCTGGCCACAGCGCGTGCCCTCGCTCGCAGAAGCGAGCGTCATCCTGACCACCCGCACCGCGATCCTCGCCATGCACGGTCTCGCCTCGCCCTACGACACGCCTCAACTGATCCGCGACCGCATAGCTGCCCTGTACGATGCCCAACGGGTGAAGGAAGCGGCATGA
- a CDS encoding glyoxalase superfamily protein has translation MKIEKVKNAAKRFKRALLAKGVDITHTLCLEAIAAGLGFRSYHALQLAAISGEPLQWMPDRAVRRLIQLDHMRAPTRQMHSDIYKPAEPLDRMFLLGVLAETPLHFGAGVDHV, from the coding sequence ATGAAGATTGAAAAGGTCAAGAACGCCGCCAAGCGGTTCAAACGCGCGCTGCTCGCAAAAGGCGTGGATATAACCCACACGCTCTGTCTCGAGGCCATCGCGGCCGGGCTGGGCTTTCGCAGCTACCACGCGCTGCAACTCGCGGCGATTTCCGGCGAACCCCTGCAATGGATGCCAGATCGCGCGGTCCGTCGGCTGATCCAGCTCGACCACATGCGTGCGCCGACTCGGCAGATGCACAGCGATATCTACAAGCCCGCCGAGCCGCTCGATCGCATGTTCCTGCTCGGCGTCCTCGCCGAAACCCCACTCCACTTCGGCGCGGGGGTAGATCATGTTTGA
- a CDS encoding helix-turn-helix domain-containing protein — protein MSIIGDRLREAMAARGVEQLELANAVGCTQGAISQILVGTTLRSRFLPEIAEYLGVSLQWLRGESVPRDLGASATAYVGAKPQTVTMQVLLPSEAALARMFEGLLLPLDLTRPKDEIAQLLARRLPTGFAQLRDLAPEHAPAVIPARGEAVPPPARDHRESPPSSRT, from the coding sequence ATGTCGATCATTGGTGACAGACTGCGTGAGGCTATGGCTGCTCGAGGTGTCGAGCAGCTCGAGCTTGCTAATGCGGTCGGATGCACGCAGGGGGCGATCAGCCAAATTCTGGTCGGCACCACTCTCCGGTCTAGATTTCTACCTGAGATCGCCGAGTACCTTGGAGTGTCGCTGCAGTGGTTGCGGGGCGAAAGCGTTCCCCGAGATCTTGGAGCTTCGGCTACGGCCTATGTCGGCGCGAAACCTCAGACGGTGACGATGCAGGTTCTGCTGCCTAGTGAAGCCGCGCTGGCGCGGATGTTCGAAGGTCTGCTGCTTCCGCTCGATCTGACCAGGCCGAAGGACGAAATCGCGCAACTGCTCGCTCGGCGTCTGCCAACTGGCTTTGCGCAGCTTCGAGATCTCGCGCCCGAACATGCGCCGGCCGTAATCCCCGCTCGCGGTGAAGCCGTTCCACCTCCCGCCAGAGATCATCGCGAATCGCCACCATCGTCGCGCACATGA